One genomic segment of Sphaerodactylus townsendi isolate TG3544 linkage group LG07, MPM_Stown_v2.3, whole genome shotgun sequence includes these proteins:
- the LOC125436634 gene encoding tripartite motif-containing protein 2-like isoform X2, with the protein MCTQSSFHLKRAEHIFMQHPGFNEFNKKWRLSGIQKIYYNVLEKELGGFGSSPGKLIWPTGVTTTPEGDLVVKDSGTGHIQVFNPDGRPKQSFPYGFEPIKGLGDITCMRNGVLLVTNGTKIIQLFTKDGELIHELKSPKINWPYSYGIAVLKSNSIAVSDWNSGGKINIIGVDWRMNAVLKTHAIEGFHRPVRVAVNKEEEMLVTEGQLFGRFQGCCIKVIDRKQSVSKTIGPQYGNKFTFENPSGVCVDHQGNVFVSDEAQNCIVMFNPDSSLCAVVATHGLQGPSGLSVLGHGLVAVADCYNHSIKIFRYR; encoded by the exons ATGTGCACACAATCTTCATTTCACCTGAAGAGGGCAGAGCATATATTTATGCAGCAT cCAGGGTTTAATGAATTTAATAAGAAATGGCGACTTTCCGGCATCCAGAAGATCTATTACAATGTTCTAGAAAAAGAATTGGGAGGTTTCGGATCGTCGCCCGGTAAGTTGATCTGGCCGACGGGTGTGACTACGACCCCCGAGGGCGATTTGGTGGTGAAAGACAGCGGAACCGGGCACATCCAGGTCTTCAACCCTGACGGCCGGCCGAAGCAAAGCTTTCCCTACGGATTCGAACCTATTAAAGGTTTGGGAGACATCACTTGCATGAGGAACGGGGTGTTGCTTGTGACCAATGGGACAAAAATCATCCAGCTCTTCACGAAAGATGGCGAGCTGATCCACGAACTGAAGTCACCCAAAATAAATTGGCCTTATTCGTACGGGATAGCGGTGCTGAAGTCCAACAGCATTGCGGTGTCGGACTGGAACAGTGGAGGGAAAATCAACATTATCGGAGTGGACTGGAGAATGAATGCTGTATTGAAGACTCATGCAATAGAAGGATTTCACAGGCCAGTGCGTGTGGCGGTCAATAAG GAAGAAGAGATGCTAGTCACAGAAGGACAGCTGTTCGGCAGATTCCAGGGCTGCTGTATCAAAGTTATCGACAGGAAACAGAGCGTGTCAAAGACGATAGGGCCTCAGTACGGGAATAAATTCACATTTGAAAACCCTTCCGGAGTCTGCGTGGACCATCAAGGCAACGTCTTTGTCTCTGACGAAGCACAAAACTGCATTGTGATGTTTAATCCTGACTCCTCTCTGTGTGCTGTGGTGGCCACCCATGGTCTGCAAGGGCCCAGCGGACTCTCAGTGCTGGGTCATGGGCTAGTGGCAGTAGCTGACTGTTACAACCACAGTATTAAAATCTTTCGGTACAGATAA
- the LOC125436634 gene encoding tripartite motif-containing protein 2-like isoform X1, with amino-acid sequence MTPEMVLLSITLWEQKLMPELSFTYAAFRYQPGFNEFNKKWRLSGIQKIYYNVLEKELGGFGSSPGKLIWPTGVTTTPEGDLVVKDSGTGHIQVFNPDGRPKQSFPYGFEPIKGLGDITCMRNGVLLVTNGTKIIQLFTKDGELIHELKSPKINWPYSYGIAVLKSNSIAVSDWNSGGKINIIGVDWRMNAVLKTHAIEGFHRPVRVAVNKEEEMLVTEGQLFGRFQGCCIKVIDRKQSVSKTIGPQYGNKFTFENPSGVCVDHQGNVFVSDEAQNCIVMFNPDSSLCAVVATHGLQGPSGLSVLGHGLVAVADCYNHSIKIFRYR; translated from the exons cCAGGGTTTAATGAATTTAATAAGAAATGGCGACTTTCCGGCATCCAGAAGATCTATTACAATGTTCTAGAAAAAGAATTGGGAGGTTTCGGATCGTCGCCCGGTAAGTTGATCTGGCCGACGGGTGTGACTACGACCCCCGAGGGCGATTTGGTGGTGAAAGACAGCGGAACCGGGCACATCCAGGTCTTCAACCCTGACGGCCGGCCGAAGCAAAGCTTTCCCTACGGATTCGAACCTATTAAAGGTTTGGGAGACATCACTTGCATGAGGAACGGGGTGTTGCTTGTGACCAATGGGACAAAAATCATCCAGCTCTTCACGAAAGATGGCGAGCTGATCCACGAACTGAAGTCACCCAAAATAAATTGGCCTTATTCGTACGGGATAGCGGTGCTGAAGTCCAACAGCATTGCGGTGTCGGACTGGAACAGTGGAGGGAAAATCAACATTATCGGAGTGGACTGGAGAATGAATGCTGTATTGAAGACTCATGCAATAGAAGGATTTCACAGGCCAGTGCGTGTGGCGGTCAATAAG GAAGAAGAGATGCTAGTCACAGAAGGACAGCTGTTCGGCAGATTCCAGGGCTGCTGTATCAAAGTTATCGACAGGAAACAGAGCGTGTCAAAGACGATAGGGCCTCAGTACGGGAATAAATTCACATTTGAAAACCCTTCCGGAGTCTGCGTGGACCATCAAGGCAACGTCTTTGTCTCTGACGAAGCACAAAACTGCATTGTGATGTTTAATCCTGACTCCTCTCTGTGTGCTGTGGTGGCCACCCATGGTCTGCAAGGGCCCAGCGGACTCTCAGTGCTGGGTCATGGGCTAGTGGCAGTAGCTGACTGTTACAACCACAGTATTAAAATCTTTCGGTACAGATAA
- the LOC125436634 gene encoding tripartite motif-containing protein 2-like isoform X3 yields MLDSYFLKELEDEEPGFNEFNKKWRLSGIQKIYYNVLEKELGGFGSSPGKLIWPTGVTTTPEGDLVVKDSGTGHIQVFNPDGRPKQSFPYGFEPIKGLGDITCMRNGVLLVTNGTKIIQLFTKDGELIHELKSPKINWPYSYGIAVLKSNSIAVSDWNSGGKINIIGVDWRMNAVLKTHAIEGFHRPVRVAVNKEEEMLVTEGQLFGRFQGCCIKVIDRKQSVSKTIGPQYGNKFTFENPSGVCVDHQGNVFVSDEAQNCIVMFNPDSSLCAVVATHGLQGPSGLSVLGHGLVAVADCYNHSIKIFRYR; encoded by the exons cCAGGGTTTAATGAATTTAATAAGAAATGGCGACTTTCCGGCATCCAGAAGATCTATTACAATGTTCTAGAAAAAGAATTGGGAGGTTTCGGATCGTCGCCCGGTAAGTTGATCTGGCCGACGGGTGTGACTACGACCCCCGAGGGCGATTTGGTGGTGAAAGACAGCGGAACCGGGCACATCCAGGTCTTCAACCCTGACGGCCGGCCGAAGCAAAGCTTTCCCTACGGATTCGAACCTATTAAAGGTTTGGGAGACATCACTTGCATGAGGAACGGGGTGTTGCTTGTGACCAATGGGACAAAAATCATCCAGCTCTTCACGAAAGATGGCGAGCTGATCCACGAACTGAAGTCACCCAAAATAAATTGGCCTTATTCGTACGGGATAGCGGTGCTGAAGTCCAACAGCATTGCGGTGTCGGACTGGAACAGTGGAGGGAAAATCAACATTATCGGAGTGGACTGGAGAATGAATGCTGTATTGAAGACTCATGCAATAGAAGGATTTCACAGGCCAGTGCGTGTGGCGGTCAATAAG GAAGAAGAGATGCTAGTCACAGAAGGACAGCTGTTCGGCAGATTCCAGGGCTGCTGTATCAAAGTTATCGACAGGAAACAGAGCGTGTCAAAGACGATAGGGCCTCAGTACGGGAATAAATTCACATTTGAAAACCCTTCCGGAGTCTGCGTGGACCATCAAGGCAACGTCTTTGTCTCTGACGAAGCACAAAACTGCATTGTGATGTTTAATCCTGACTCCTCTCTGTGTGCTGTGGTGGCCACCCATGGTCTGCAAGGGCCCAGCGGACTCTCAGTGCTGGGTCATGGGCTAGTGGCAGTAGCTGACTGTTACAACCACAGTATTAAAATCTTTCGGTACAGATAA